A stretch of the Oscillospiraceae bacterium genome encodes the following:
- a CDS encoding ABC transporter permease, protein MLAIYKRELRSYFITPIGYVFTTVFLIMSGLAFSFMTLQSSTTNVSNYYVLVMFFFIILIPLLTMKMFSEEKKTKTEQILLTSPISITDMVLAKFLAAYTLFAATLLASCVFFISLYVYGTPNTAVLIATTLGILLIGGAFIALGLFISSLTENQLIAALITIVSIFAMLGLGLITSSIPDNMTALRVVLKWVSVFDRYYAFTFGIFDFNALLYYISIIGVFIFLTVRVYEKRRWE, encoded by the coding sequence ATGCTTGCTATTTATAAAAGAGAGCTCAGATCCTATTTCATAACTCCGATAGGATATGTGTTCACAACGGTTTTCCTGATCATGTCAGGACTTGCTTTTTCGTTCATGACGCTGCAGTCCAGCACGACGAACGTATCCAACTATTATGTGCTTGTTATGTTCTTCTTTATAATCCTCATTCCTCTCCTGACGATGAAGATGTTCAGCGAGGAAAAGAAGACAAAGACCGAGCAGATCCTGCTCACCTCTCCTATAAGCATAACTGACATGGTTCTCGCCAAATTCCTGGCGGCATATACGCTGTTTGCCGCCACGCTTCTGGCTTCCTGCGTATTTTTTATCTCGCTATATGTTTACGGAACGCCGAATACCGCAGTGCTTATCGCCACGACGCTCGGCATCCTTTTAATTGGCGGCGCCTTCATCGCGCTCGGGCTGTTCATCTCGTCCCTGACCGAAAACCAGCTGATCGCCGCGCTCATCACAATTGTTTCAATATTCGCGATGCTCGGCCTTGGTCTTATTACGTCTTCGATACCGGACAACATGACGGCGCTGCGCGTCGTGCTGAAGTGGGTCTCCGTTTTTGACAGGTATTACGCCTTTACTTTCGGTATTTTTGATTTCAACGCGCTGCTTTATTACATTTCAATAATCGGCGTGTTCATCTTCCTGACCGTAAGAGTATACGAAAAGCGCAGATGGGAATGA
- a CDS encoding methylglyoxal synthase yields the protein MTIALLANEEKKELLTQFCIAYCGILSKHTLFSTSATGKMISDATGLTIERLLNEEQGGTQQIASRISYNEIDVLLFFRGTAPRAVHDETEIDILRLCDIYNIPFATNIATAEAVIMALGRGDLDWRVLVNPKNKKNI from the coding sequence ATGACAATCGCATTACTCGCGAACGAAGAAAAGAAAGAGCTCCTGACTCAGTTCTGCATTGCTTACTGCGGTATTCTGAGCAAGCACACTCTGTTTTCAACCTCCGCGACCGGCAAAATGATATCAGATGCGACGGGGCTGACGATAGAACGCCTGTTGAACGAAGAACAGGGCGGCACCCAGCAAATTGCGTCGCGAATTTCATATAATGAGATCGATGTCCTCCTGTTTTTCCGCGGAACCGCTCCGCGAGCCGTCCATGATGAAACCGAGATAGATATACTCCGTTTATGTGATATATACAACATCCCGTTCGCGACCAACATCGCAACGGCGGAGGCTGTTATAATGGCGCTCGGCAGAGGCGACCTTGACTGGCGCGTGCTTGTAAACCCCAAAAACAAAAAGAATATCTGA
- the aspS gene encoding aspartate--tRNA ligase, with amino-acid sequence MYRTNYCGQLSAADIGKTVQVCGWVQKQRDLGTLIFIDLRDRTGIVQLAFNSTETEAKDGTSLFDMAFSARSEYVLSAEGVVRSRGEGAINKNITTGEIEIAVTKLEILSTSQTPPFEIVENSNVKDELRLKYRYLDLRRPDVQRNIITRHEIVKCARDYFDENGFLEIETPILIKSTPEGARDYLVPSRVHPGSFYALPQSPQLYKQLLMLSGFDRYMQIAKCFRDEDLRADRQPEFTQIDLEMSFVGEEDVMEINERFLKRVFKKFCNFDIQTPILRMPYSEAMSRFGSDKPDMRFGFELTDISALVKNCGFSVFSSAVEAGGSVRAININGYADKFSRKEIDKLTEFIKTFGAKGLAWAKHGAEITSSYSKFLTAEENKSIYDACGFGPNDLLLIVADKKNKVVFDSLGALRLKAGKDLGLMKKGDFKFLWVTMFPMFEYDEEEQRFCAVHHPFTAPRDEDLQYLESDPARVCAKAYDIVLNGTEMGGGSVRIHRRDVQSRVFAALGFTEEEAEMKFGFLLDAFKYGAPPHAGLAFGLDRLVSLVLGLDAIRDVIAFPKVQNASELMSGCPATVPQKALDELFIDIKPQA; translated from the coding sequence ATGTACAGAACAAATTACTGCGGACAGCTTTCCGCCGCCGATATCGGCAAAACAGTGCAGGTATGCGGCTGGGTTCAAAAACAGCGTGACCTCGGAACTCTCATCTTCATTGACCTGCGCGACAGGACGGGCATTGTCCAGCTTGCGTTTAACTCTACGGAAACAGAAGCCAAAGACGGAACTTCGCTGTTTGACATGGCATTTTCCGCTCGCTCCGAATACGTGCTTTCGGCCGAGGGCGTCGTCCGTTCACGCGGAGAGGGAGCGATAAATAAAAATATCACGACCGGCGAAATCGAAATTGCCGTGACCAAGCTCGAAATACTGAGCACCTCACAGACTCCTCCGTTCGAAATAGTAGAAAACTCAAACGTAAAGGACGAGCTAAGGCTTAAATACCGCTATCTCGACCTGCGCCGTCCGGATGTGCAGCGCAATATCATCACACGTCATGAAATCGTCAAATGTGCGCGGGACTATTTTGACGAGAACGGCTTCCTCGAAATTGAGACGCCGATATTGATCAAATCCACGCCAGAGGGCGCGCGCGATTACCTTGTCCCAAGCAGAGTTCATCCCGGCTCGTTTTATGCCCTTCCTCAGTCGCCTCAGCTTTATAAGCAGCTTTTGATGCTCTCCGGCTTTGACCGCTATATGCAGATAGCCAAATGCTTCCGCGATGAAGACCTCAGAGCCGACAGACAGCCGGAATTCACACAGATTGACCTTGAGATGTCGTTTGTCGGTGAAGAAGACGTTATGGAAATCAATGAGCGCTTTTTAAAGCGCGTGTTTAAAAAATTCTGCAATTTTGATATACAGACTCCTATTCTCAGAATGCCTTATTCTGAGGCAATGAGCCGCTTCGGCAGCGACAAGCCCGATATGAGATTCGGCTTTGAGCTTACAGATATATCGGCACTCGTCAAAAACTGCGGATTTTCCGTCTTCTCTTCCGCCGTCGAAGCTGGCGGAAGCGTCAGAGCGATAAATATAAACGGATACGCCGATAAATTCTCGCGCAAGGAAATTGACAAGCTCACCGAGTTCATCAAGACCTTCGGAGCAAAAGGACTTGCCTGGGCAAAGCATGGCGCGGAAATCACAAGCTCATATTCCAAATTTCTTACCGCCGAAGAAAACAAATCAATATATGATGCGTGCGGCTTCGGTCCTAATGACCTGCTGCTTATAGTTGCGGATAAAAAGAACAAAGTCGTGTTCGATTCCCTGGGCGCGCTCCGCCTAAAAGCCGGAAAGGATCTCGGGCTGATGAAAAAAGGCGACTTTAAATTCCTTTGGGTCACCATGTTCCCGATGTTCGAATACGACGAAGAAGAACAGAGATTCTGCGCGGTTCATCACCCGTTCACCGCGCCGCGCGACGAGGATCTTCAATACCTTGAATCAGACCCGGCAAGAGTCTGCGCGAAAGCGTATGATATCGTGCTCAACGGCACGGAAATGGGCGGAGGCAGCGTCAGAATTCACCGCCGCGACGTACAAAGCCGCGTGTTTGCCGCGCTCGGATTCACCGAGGAAGAGGCCGAAATGAAATTCGGCTTTCTGCTGGACGCGTTTAAATACGGCGCGCCTCCTCACGCCGGCCTGGCCTTCGGACTCGACAGGCTCGTCTCTCTCGTACTGGGACTCGACGCGATCCGCGACGTGATCGCATTCCCGAAGGTTCAGAACGCCTCTGAGCTGATGAGCGGTTGCCCGGCGACCGTACCTCAAAAGGCGCTTGACGAGCTTTTTATTGATATAAAACCGCAGGCTTAA
- a CDS encoding TlpA disulfide reductase family protein: protein MKKQTVILIIALVLIIAAAVFSYKQLIKLNTPSDTIPLSVPENETSTAETTSETKNTAPDFAVKDSDGNTVTLSSFFGKPIVLNFWASWCGPCQSEMPDMQKVYKNYSDSVVFLFVNLTDGVRETEETASLFITSNGYTFPVFYDVNSEALNAYYVNSIPRTYIITADGNIAGQVTGVVSEEALSAALDELIGG, encoded by the coding sequence ATGAAAAAACAAACTGTTATTCTTATAATCGCGCTCGTTTTAATAATCGCCGCCGCGGTTTTTTCATATAAACAACTAATTAAGCTGAACACGCCCTCGGATACAATACCGCTGTCTGTCCCAGAAAACGAAACAAGCACGGCGGAAACCACATCGGAAACTAAAAATACAGCCCCGGACTTTGCCGTAAAGGATTCGGACGGAAACACGGTAACGCTTTCTTCATTCTTCGGAAAACCGATCGTTTTGAATTTCTGGGCGAGCTGGTGCGGTCCGTGCCAGAGTGAAATGCCGGATATGCAAAAAGTTTACAAAAATTATTCGGATTCGGTTGTGTTTTTATTTGTCAACCTCACCGACGGCGTCAGAGAAACAGAAGAAACCGCCTCTTTGTTCATTACATCAAATGGATACACCTTCCCCGTTTTCTATGACGTTAATTCAGAGGCTTTAAACGCATATTATGTAAACTCAATACCGCGGACATATATAATCACAGCTGACGGAAATATCGCCGGACAGGTGACCGGAGTCGTTTCCGAAGAGGCGCTGTCCGCGGCGCTGGATGAGCTGATCGGGGGATAA
- a CDS encoding cytochrome c biogenesis CcdA family protein: MDYLITFLEGIISFISPCVLPMLPVYLLYFAGDGGGGRKKTIEGAIGFVSGFTAVFVAMGAFASAVGGFLTQYRSLINIITGALVVLFGVGFAAGWNWGGLFSRRGRFAAMNTKPYGFFRAALFGVIFSVGWTPCVGAFLGSALLLASQQGVAVKGVALLFCYSLGLGLPFILSAMIIDLMKSAFGFIKRNYKVINLICGILLVIVGVLMMTGTVSI; encoded by the coding sequence ATGGATTATCTGATAACCTTTCTGGAAGGAATAATCAGTTTTATTTCTCCCTGCGTGTTGCCTATGCTGCCGGTATATCTTCTTTATTTTGCAGGAGACGGCGGAGGCGGAAGGAAAAAGACCATCGAAGGCGCAATAGGATTTGTATCCGGATTTACGGCGGTTTTCGTCGCGATGGGGGCATTTGCCTCGGCGGTAGGCGGATTTTTAACACAATACCGCTCATTGATTAACATAATTACCGGAGCTTTGGTGGTTCTGTTCGGAGTCGGATTCGCGGCAGGTTGGAACTGGGGCGGTTTATTTTCCCGAAGAGGGAGATTTGCCGCAATGAATACGAAACCGTACGGCTTTTTTCGCGCGGCTCTGTTCGGAGTTATATTTTCGGTGGGTTGGACGCCGTGTGTGGGCGCGTTTCTCGGCTCGGCGCTGTTATTGGCTTCTCAACAGGGAGTGGCTGTCAAGGGCGTAGCTCTGCTTTTCTGTTATTCTCTCGGACTTGGTCTTCCTTTTATTTTAAGCGCGATGATAATCGACCTGATGAAGTCGGCGTTTGGGTTTATCAAGCGCAATTATAAAGTCATAAATCTCATATGCGGGATATTACTCGTAATTGTCGGAGTTTTAATGATGACCGGAACAGTATCTATATAA
- a CDS encoding Gldg family protein: protein MKENGKGFVGALSSRKFKYGSAALTLTVVFVAVVIILNVVFTALSGKYGFYLDLTEKQIFGISDSTRELLKDIDTDVTIKFLIPLDQLKANSVYNSIYTCALEYEHEFSFVHVEYDDIIADPIKLIEYQNQGFSIKTYSVIVESKYRKKVYQMYKTLSDGQTPGSDFYNVAQSTKKFYGFFGEKTFTSAILSVTNKTMPVVTFTQGHGETIPAQLENMFVTSGYIVEKIDLLTDNINPDTKVLVISGPKKDFAGIKDVTSGAKSEMDKISEYLNTRRHLMVFVDPFTPPLNNISELLTEWGIQIQYNQLIKDDSKSVPGNTQYLICQYATDSYAKDLHESVSKMDNPPNTISPITVPLKLLFGESEDSIHAAGAILKSYPTSYVEIDGKNVAGERVLMAVGTKSEIIDNVTVNTNVFVCGSTYFTELVSGDIYGNNEIIYNFIRGMGFEKQLVNISFKKLDDETLDIDGTIAKSLMITYAAVIPMFVIIAGIVILVVRRRNHR, encoded by the coding sequence ATGAAAGAAAACGGAAAAGGGTTTGTCGGCGCGCTTTCGTCACGTAAATTCAAATACGGCTCCGCCGCCCTGACCCTGACGGTAGTATTCGTCGCCGTCGTAATAATTCTAAACGTCGTCTTTACGGCGCTTTCAGGTAAATACGGTTTTTACCTCGACCTGACCGAAAAGCAGATATTCGGGATTTCAGATTCGACGAGAGAGCTTTTAAAGGACATCGACACCGATGTCACAATAAAGTTTCTTATCCCGCTCGATCAGCTTAAAGCCAACTCTGTATATAATTCAATTTATACCTGCGCTCTCGAATACGAACACGAATTCAGCTTCGTGCATGTCGAATACGACGACATAATCGCCGATCCGATAAAGCTGATCGAGTATCAGAATCAGGGCTTTTCGATAAAAACATATTCGGTAATAGTCGAGAGCAAATACCGCAAGAAAGTATATCAAATGTATAAGACGCTCTCCGACGGCCAGACGCCGGGAAGCGATTTTTACAACGTGGCGCAAAGCACAAAAAAATTCTACGGCTTTTTCGGAGAAAAGACCTTCACCTCCGCCATTCTCTCCGTCACCAATAAAACCATGCCCGTCGTGACCTTCACGCAGGGGCACGGCGAAACAATCCCCGCACAGCTTGAAAATATGTTCGTCACGAGCGGCTATATCGTCGAAAAAATAGACCTTTTGACCGATAACATAAATCCGGACACAAAGGTGCTTGTCATAAGCGGTCCTAAAAAGGATTTTGCCGGTATAAAGGACGTAACCTCCGGCGCCAAATCCGAAATGGACAAGATATCGGAATATCTGAATACACGGCGCCACCTTATGGTGTTCGTCGATCCGTTTACCCCGCCGCTTAATAACATTTCCGAGCTTCTCACCGAATGGGGCATTCAGATACAGTACAACCAGCTGATTAAAGACGACTCCAAGAGCGTCCCTGGCAATACGCAATACTTGATCTGTCAGTACGCGACAGACAGCTACGCGAAGGATCTCCACGAGTCCGTCAGTAAAATGGACAACCCGCCCAATACGATTTCACCGATCACCGTTCCGCTTAAGCTTTTATTCGGCGAAAGCGAAGACAGCATCCACGCCGCCGGAGCGATTCTAAAAAGCTATCCGACCTCCTATGTCGAAATTGACGGCAAAAACGTCGCCGGAGAACGGGTTCTGATGGCTGTCGGCACAAAATCTGAAATCATTGACAACGTCACCGTGAACACGAACGTTTTCGTTTGCGGCTCCACATACTTCACGGAGCTTGTCAGCGGAGATATTTACGGCAACAATGAAATCATCTATAACTTTATCCGCGGCATGGGCTTTGAAAAGCAGCTTGTCAATATCAG
- a CDS encoding Rrf2 family transcriptional regulator, with product MNGDFAAALYILLLLGYIKEPRTSVQLSESTYMNPARIRKLCSMLKSAGYIGAKEGRGGGIYLTCNIKKITLCDVCRSVCGEPFGGISASENVSSGMEDVLETLSAELNKACAGVLGHITVYDMEKTLAKKQKSELFSQNIKKHTDRT from the coding sequence ATGAACGGTGATTTTGCGGCGGCGCTGTATATACTTCTGTTGCTTGGGTATATAAAAGAACCGAGAACCAGTGTACAGCTTTCCGAGAGCACATATATGAATCCCGCGAGGATAAGAAAGCTCTGTTCAATGCTGAAGTCAGCGGGATATATCGGCGCGAAGGAGGGCAGGGGCGGAGGGATATATCTTACCTGCAATATAAAAAAAATAACTCTTTGCGATGTTTGCCGCTCTGTCTGCGGCGAACCGTTCGGCGGGATATCAGCGTCGGAAAATGTTTCATCGGGAATGGAAGATGTGCTTGAAACGTTAAGCGCGGAACTCAACAAGGCATGTGCCGGAGTGCTTGGGCATATTACGGTATACGATATGGAAAAAACTCTTGCAAAAAAGCAAAAATCGGAATTATTTTCTCAAAATATTAAAAAACATACTGACAGAACATAG
- a CDS encoding family 10 glycosylhydrolase: MQTKSVFILCVFLVLTMILGSCVPVSMITETETISETETDTLAITDTEAETDTTEIVVKTTGEKEKNSMYVFETPKFEKTSYSASTPEYLKALWLSQFDLASVYKNGSAQRSSDDFEALMGIILDNAVENGFNAVIIQVRPYADSFYPSELYPMSDFISGMFGREIKYDPFARIVKLAKARGLSVHAWINPLRGMTEEQIKLVPNSYPIKKWYNDPQRKGKYIVYVNDRWYLNPAYGEVRGLIAAGAAEIVSKYNVDGVHMDDYFYPTTSSDFDYSAYAAYKSENGYIALDNYRREMLSQTVSGIYKAVKDINPSALFGISPAGEINTVYNSHYADVYRWCSEPGFVDYICPQVYFGMEHDTCDFEKVSKIWLDTVKLDSIRLFIGMSLGKAKSEVDNYAGSGKYEWRDNKDVLKRCFDYISGVKRCSGVVYFCYQYFYDPLTGVEVSATKTERENLFPI; encoded by the coding sequence GTGCAAACAAAATCTGTCTTTATTCTATGCGTCTTTCTTGTGCTTACCATGATTCTCGGATCCTGCGTTCCCGTTTCAATGATAACAGAAACCGAAACGATTTCAGAAACCGAAACTGACACATTGGCAATAACCGATACCGAAGCTGAAACCGATACCACGGAAATTGTGGTAAAAACAACCGGGGAAAAGGAGAAAAACAGCATGTATGTATTCGAGACACCAAAATTTGAAAAAACAAGCTATTCCGCATCCACTCCCGAATATCTCAAGGCGCTTTGGCTCTCACAGTTCGATCTTGCGAGCGTATATAAAAACGGTTCGGCGCAAAGGTCATCCGACGACTTTGAAGCGTTGATGGGGATAATCCTCGACAATGCGGTCGAAAATGGCTTCAATGCCGTGATCATACAGGTCAGACCATATGCTGACAGCTTTTATCCCTCGGAGCTATATCCGATGTCGGATTTCATTTCGGGTATGTTCGGCAGAGAGATCAAATACGATCCTTTCGCCAGGATAGTCAAGCTTGCCAAGGCGCGCGGGCTGTCCGTCCATGCCTGGATAAACCCACTCAGGGGCATGACCGAGGAACAAATAAAGCTCGTGCCGAATTCATACCCGATTAAAAAGTGGTATAACGATCCTCAGAGAAAAGGAAAATACATAGTATATGTAAACGACAGGTGGTATCTAAACCCGGCATACGGCGAGGTACGCGGGCTGATAGCGGCAGGCGCCGCTGAGATCGTTTCAAAATACAACGTCGACGGCGTTCATATGGACGATTATTTTTACCCTACGACCTCGTCAGACTTTGATTACTCAGCATATGCCGCGTACAAATCCGAAAACGGCTATATCGCTCTCGATAATTACAGGCGCGAAATGCTATCACAGACGGTATCGGGAATATATAAAGCCGTTAAAGACATAAATCCCTCCGCTTTGTTCGGAATCAGTCCGGCGGGAGAAATCAATACGGTTTACAACTCTCATTATGCGGATGTATACCGTTGGTGCTCCGAGCCGGGCTTTGTCGATTACATATGTCCCCAGGTTTATTTCGGAATGGAGCATGATACATGCGATTTCGAAAAAGTAAGCAAAATATGGCTTGATACGGTAAAGCTCGATTCAATCAGGCTTTTTATAGGAATGTCGCTTGGGAAAGCGAAAAGCGAAGTGGATAATTATGCAGGCAGCGGAAAATATGAGTGGAGAGACAACAAGGATGTTCTGAAGCGATGCTTTGATTATATCTCCGGCGTAAAGCGTTGTTCAGGAGTAGTATATTTCTGTTATCAGTATTTTTACGACCCTCTTACCGGAGTTGAAGTGAGCGCCACAAAAACCGAAAGAGAAAATCTGTTTCCGATCTGA
- a CDS encoding ATP-binding cassette domain-containing protein, whose product MIEINGLTKKYGDKVVVNNITFDVSAGEVVGFLGPNGAGKSTTMNILTGYISSTFGTARIDGIDILENPMEAKRKIGFLPEQPPLYLEMTVKEYLNFVYDLKGTTLNRKKHISEICEVVKITDVYNRTLKNLSKGYRQRVGIAQALVGNPPVLIFDEPTVGLDPKQIIDIRNLIKALGKDHTIILSTHILPEVQAVCDRIIILNRGSIIANEKTEEISKLTVGPRRLVAKIAGPQNEVLKMLKTGQGIVFVDVLAERDGDAVSYMIESQPSIDIRKPLFYALADRGWPLIGLEAMGLNLEDIFISLVANDRGTKNKLNPGKSKKVAGQTIHEASARDISSSDADSGVNADKASASEKDETKSASGTEENK is encoded by the coding sequence ATGATTGAAATCAACGGCTTAACTAAAAAATACGGCGACAAAGTTGTTGTCAACAACATCACCTTCGACGTAAGCGCCGGCGAGGTCGTCGGATTTCTCGGGCCAAACGGCGCGGGTAAATCCACGACAATGAATATTCTCACCGGATATATATCATCCACCTTCGGAACGGCGCGTATCGACGGTATCGATATACTTGAAAATCCGATGGAAGCCAAAAGAAAAATCGGATTTTTACCGGAACAGCCTCCGCTTTATCTAGAAATGACCGTCAAGGAGTATTTAAACTTCGTATACGATCTTAAAGGAACGACGCTGAACCGCAAAAAGCACATTTCCGAAATATGCGAGGTCGTTAAGATAACCGACGTATACAACCGGACGCTTAAAAACCTGTCCAAGGGGTATCGCCAAAGAGTCGGAATCGCTCAGGCACTCGTCGGCAACCCGCCTGTGCTTATTTTCGACGAACCTACCGTAGGTCTCGACCCGAAGCAGATAATCGACATCAGAAACCTTATAAAAGCACTCGGAAAGGATCACACCATCATTCTTTCCACCCACATCCTTCCGGAGGTGCAGGCCGTCTGCGACAGGATCATAATTCTCAACAGGGGCAGCATAATAGCCAACGAAAAGACCGAAGAAATATCAAAACTCACCGTCGGTCCCCGCCGTCTCGTCGCCAAAATCGCCGGGCCGCAGAACGAGGTGCTTAAAATGCTCAAGACCGGTCAGGGCATCGTATTTGTCGACGTGCTGGCCGAGAGGGACGGCGACGCCGTATCATACATGATTGAGTCACAGCCGAGCATCGATATCAGAAAGCCACTGTTCTATGCCCTTGCCGACCGCGGATGGCCGTTGATCGGTCTCGAAGCAATGGGTCTCAATCTTGAGGATATATTCATTTCTCTGGTCGCCAACGACCGCGGCACAAAAAATAAGCTCAACCCCGGAAAGTCAAAAAAGGTCGCCGGTCAGACAATTCACGAGGCATCGGCGCGCGACATCTCATCCTCTGATGCCGACAGCGGCGTGAACGCGGATAAAGCGTCCGCCTCCGAAAAAGACGAAACAAAAAGCGCATCCGGAACGGAGGAAAATAAATAA
- a CDS encoding P-loop NTPase translates to MSKAILVTSLKGGVGKTTVSAGIACGLSMTGARVLAVDMDFVSGGLDVALGCENLVAVPITDYLSGDAPCEDIANPTSFHGLFFAASPMLRRSFFELDGDGGAAKVRRILCEIKTGFDYTVFDMPAGGGELFDALASSPLFDMILVVATDSVNSIRSAEKTAYELAALSRRPVKLVINGYDLVSHKNNTSGIVELISRTGIPVIGVVPYTQFAEKALSEGKPLTAVKNNPAGIALANISKRIAGLRVPLLDGIVKKRRRKSFY, encoded by the coding sequence ATGTCAAAAGCGATCCTTGTCACATCTCTGAAGGGTGGCGTCGGCAAGACGACGGTCTCTGCCGGGATCGCCTGCGGTCTCTCAATGACCGGAGCCCGGGTGCTTGCCGTTGATATGGATTTTGTGTCCGGCGGGCTTGACGTCGCGCTCGGATGTGAAAATCTGGTGGCTGTGCCTATCACGGATTATCTGTCCGGCGACGCGCCATGTGAGGACATTGCCAATCCCACCTCATTTCACGGGTTGTTTTTTGCCGCTTCTCCGATGCTTCGCCGCTCGTTTTTCGAGCTTGACGGCGACGGCGGAGCCGCAAAGGTAAGAAGAATCCTCTGCGAAATCAAAACCGGATTTGACTATACCGTATTCGATATGCCCGCCGGCGGGGGGGAGCTTTTCGACGCGCTCGCGTCCAGCCCGCTCTTCGATATGATCCTCGTCGTTGCCACCGACAGCGTAAACTCCATCCGCTCCGCGGAAAAAACAGCATATGAGCTCGCCGCTCTTTCACGCCGTCCGGTGAAGCTCGTGATAAACGGTTATGACCTCGTTTCCCATAAAAATAATACATCCGGGATCGTCGAGCTTATCTCGCGTACCGGCATACCGGTGATAGGAGTAGTGCCATATACTCAATTTGCCGAAAAAGCTCTTTCCGAAGGAAAGCCGCTGACCGCCGTGAAGAATAATCCTGCCGGTATTGCGCTCGCGAATATATCGAAAAGGATCGCGGGTTTACGCGTGCCGCTTTTGGATGGCATAGTTAAAAAAAGACGCCGTAAAAGCTTTTATTGA
- the hisS gene encoding histidine--tRNA ligase, with translation MIQRPRGTIDILPGKAALWQKVENTLRDAAALHGFSEIRIPTFESSELYKRGVGETSDVVQKEMYSFYDNDGRNLTLRPEGTAGVVRSVIENSLTAEAMPLALYYLISCFRYEKPEAGRSREFFQFGAELFGAESAGADADVILFVADIFKKLGIQDISLEINSIGCKRCRPLYHRALRQYFEKYRGDLCDTCLSRLEVNPLRILDCKSPVCSAITASAPNAPDYLCDDCAAHFEELKALLDSAGAKYKVNPRIVRGLDYYQRTVFEFVSTKIGSQGTICGGGRYDGLVEELGGPKLPGIGFAMGLTRIMLALEAQGAECGRQSSDIYLASMGADAARACFKLAQELYSLGIKADFDKVGRSLKAQMKYADKKNASFAVVVGADELSAGRAKIKNMLAASQSDGDDEISLNAASITGYISAYKSKQN, from the coding sequence ATGATACAGAGACCGAGAGGAACGATTGACATACTTCCCGGAAAGGCCGCGCTCTGGCAAAAAGTCGAGAACACGCTCCGCGACGCCGCGGCGCTTCACGGTTTTTCCGAGATAAGGATACCTACGTTCGAATCGAGCGAGCTTTATAAGCGCGGCGTCGGCGAGACGAGCGACGTCGTTCAAAAAGAGATGTATTCCTTTTACGATAACGACGGGAGGAATCTGACCCTGAGGCCGGAGGGAACGGCCGGAGTAGTTCGAAGCGTGATTGAAAATTCCCTCACGGCGGAGGCAATGCCGCTCGCGCTGTATTATCTGATTTCCTGCTTCCGTTACGAAAAGCCGGAGGCCGGACGCAGCCGTGAATTTTTCCAGTTCGGCGCGGAGCTTTTCGGCGCTGAATCGGCCGGAGCGGACGCCGATGTGATTCTGTTCGTCGCCGATATTTTTAAAAAGCTCGGCATACAGGATATATCGCTTGAAATAAACTCGATCGGCTGCAAGAGATGCCGCCCGCTTTATCACCGGGCGCTGCGCCAATACTTCGAGAAATACCGTGGCGACCTGTGCGACACCTGTCTTTCGCGCCTGGAGGTCAACCCTCTTCGCATCCTCGACTGCAAAAGCCCGGTATGTTCCGCGATAACGGCATCCGCGCCGAATGCGCCGGATTATCTTTGCGATGACTGCGCCGCCCATTTCGAGGAGCTGAAAGCGCTGCTTGATTCGGCGGGAGCGAAATACAAGGTCAACCCCCGGATTGTACGCGGCCTCGATTATTACCAGCGCACCGTTTTCGAATTTGTTTCGACAAAAATCGGTTCTCAGGGCACAATATGCGGCGGCGGAAGATATGACGGACTCGTTGAAGAGCTGGGAGGACCAAAGCTGCCCGGTATCGGCTTCGCAATGGGTCTGACAAGAATAATGCTCGCGCTTGAAGCTCAGGGAGCGGAATGCGGACGGCAATCAAGCGATATTTATCTCGCCTCCATGGGCGCCGACGCCGCGCGCGCATGCTTCAAACTCGCTCAGGAGCTTTATTCTCTCGGCATAAAAGCCGACTTCGACAAGGTCGGGCGCAGCCTTAAGGCTCAGATGAAATACGCCGACAAGAAAAACGCCTCTTTTGCTGTTGTTGTCGGAGCCGACGAGCTTTCCGCCGGAAGGGCGAAAATCAAAAACATGCTTGCCGCTTCTCAGTCCGACGGAGACGATGAAATATCTCTGAACGCCGCGTCAATAACCGGTTATATATCCGCATATAAAAGCAAACAGAACTGA